CAATGCCGAATCCTTCGAGGTACCGCTGGAAATCCTCCTCGTAGACCTGGATCCGCTCGGGGATGATGACGAACAGCGTCGGAGTGCCCAGCGCTCGCGCGGTATCGGCGAGAGCCCGCGAGACCTCAGCGGTGGTCCGCCAGCGGACCGAGGTCGCCTCCGATCGGCGGAACTCGAGCGGCAGGTAGTCGGCCGTCACACCAAGCCGCATCCGGAGTCCGGCGAACTGGTTCTTGAGGAGGATGAACAGGTGCGAGCGCTTCTCGAGGCCGTCATTGACGGGGGCGAGGAGCGCATCAATGACCTCGCGGGCTGCGAGCGAGCGCGGGAAGCGCAACGCGTGGGTGGCGACGGGCGTCCGAGGCGGGAAGTACTCGCGGCGCTGACTGATCGCGTCGTTTCCGGCGAAGATCGTCACGATCACGAGATCGACGCTATCGCGCCCGAGGAGCTGGCGCGCGCGGATCAGGTAGTTGTTCGGGCTCCAATCGGAGACTCCCGCATTCCGCACGACCACGTCGCGCCCGAGCGCCTCCGAGAGTCCCCGCTCGATGAGATGCGCGTACGACTGCTCATACTCCACCTGGATCGCCTCGGCGAACGAATCCCCGATCAGCAGCACCCGGACCGGCGCGTCCCGCCGCCCCGCCTCGCCGACGCGGAAGCCCTCGGCGTCGGTGTAGACATGCACCGTCCGCTCGCCCGTGTTGACCGTCGTCGAGACGTTCGGCCGCAGCCGGTGGCCGATTGTGTCCGCCGGCATCCAGAGGTCCTCCCGCAGGATGATCAGCTGCTGCGGCTTCACCAGCCGCACCGCCAGCTCGCCGACGCCGAGGGCGAAGACCCCGGAGACCGCCAGCACGAACAGGGGCGCGAGCAAGCGCACGAGCAAGCGCGGCTTGGGTGAGGGCTCGGCGGCGGACGATGGTGTCGCGTCGGGTCCGGTCATGCGCGTGTGGGGAAGTAGGTCTCCGAGGACGGCGGCGCCGTCTCCACCCAGCCTCTATGCCAGGTGCTGAAGCAGAGCAGCGCCCAGAGGACGCCCTCGTGATTCTGGCGATGCTCGGCGTGCTCACGCCGGAGGCGGTCCACCGCGTCCGGATCGAAGAACCCCAGGCGCCGCAGGCGATCCGGCGCGAGCTCGTCCGCGAGCACGTCCTTGAGTTCATGCCGC
This window of the Gemmatimonadota bacterium genome carries:
- a CDS encoding SGNH/GDSL hydrolase family protein yields the protein MTGPDATPSSAAEPSPKPRLLVRLLAPLFVLAVSGVFALGVGELAVRLVKPQQLIILREDLWMPADTIGHRLRPNVSTTVNTGERTVHVYTDAEGFRVGEAGRRDAPVRVLLIGDSFAEAIQVEYEQSYAHLIERGLSEALGRDVVVRNAGVSDWSPNNYLIRARQLLGRDSVDLVIVTIFAGNDAISQRREYFPPRTPVATHALRFPRSLAAREVIDALLAPVNDGLEKRSHLFILLKNQFAGLRMRLGVTADYLPLEFRRSEATSVRWRTTAEVSRALADTARALGTPTLFVIIPERIQVYEEDFQRYLEGFGIDSSLVDLDQPTRELATTFAAESLHVLDALAAFRSARPVGPKLFGTVDQHLSPEGHRVLSSLVVPAATKALGRP